The sequence below is a genomic window from Fluoribacter dumoffii NY 23.
TCAGAACGGCTAGATCCACCATTAGTAGATATTATTATTGAGGATGGATTTCGTAATAATAAGGAAAATATTGCAGAGGCAAAATTTATTGTTGATGAGATAAGTAGAATCTGTGACGACCCAAACATGGCAAACAGGACAATTGGTGTAGTTTCGTTGTTAGGTAATGAACAAGCACGAAAAATTTGGGAACTAATTCAACAAAAGATCTCACCCGATAAAATAACAAATCACCAAATCACTTGTGGGGATGCTCTCACCTTCCAAGGTAAAGAACGAAATATTATGTTTTTATCAATGGTTGCTACCCGGGAAAACGTTAAAGCCGATACGCGTGACTCATATGCTCAACGATTTAATGTAGCTGCCTCTAGAGCTCGTGATCGAATGTATTTGGTGCGAAGTGTTGAACTCCAGGATTTAAGTACCGTGGATCGTTTACGGCGTGGTTTGATTGAGCATTTTAATTCGCCTTTTGCTCAGGATGAAATAAAAGTAAAAAATCTTCGTGAACTCTGTGAGTCAGGTTTCGAAATGGAAATCTATGATTTACTCGTTGAACGTGGTTATCGAGTTATACCACAAGTGAAAGTCGGAAATTACCGATTGGACATGGTAGTAGAAGGTCATAATGACACCCGATTAGCAATCGAGTGTGATGGGGATCGGTACCATGATGCGTCGAAGTGGGAAGACGATATGAATCGGCAAAGAATCCTTGAACGTGCTGGATGGAAATTTTGGAGATGTTTTGCCTCTACATTTGTTTTGAATAAAAAGTCCATTATGCAAGATCTAATTCGTTCATTAACCGAACTCGGCATTGAACCTATTGGAAGTGATGGAGTGATTAATAGTATCCATTGTGAGCAACGCCGCATTAAAGCACTAGCACAGATGGAAACATTAGAGGAATAAAAGATGGGGCGTCTCGGTGAATGAGTTTGATGAGTATGACTGTATTTGTTCATAGGCCACAGAAAGTTGAATAGTAAATTAATTGTTCAAATAAAGATTTTGATGTATCCATTGCTCAATAACATCATAGTGCCAAGATAGTACACTATTATTCAACTTCACAGGCTTAGGGAATTTTCCAGTTGCCCACCATCTCCGTAGCGTCAGTCTGTTTCGGCCAATAATTTGCTCAACATCCCTGATGAACAATATTTGCTGTTTAAATTGATGTCCTCTCATGGTTACTCCTGTATACTCACTCAATCCAATTAATTACTCGTTTCGAGTACTTATTAAATCATAACGAGTATTAACAATCAACAAATGAATGCAATTATTTTTGATAAATTGTCAATCACATTCACGCAATTGCATTGCGCTCTAGAAATATTCAGATCAGAACTTCCCATACAGATTAAAAATCTCTATCTCCAGGAAAAATGAATTTAGAATACAATACACACACACACCTATCGCATCACAAAAATATGCATCATATCTATATGATTAATAACTATTTTTTAATTTATTTTGCAAATTAAAAGCAAAAAATGACGGTGAACACATGGTGAAGCAAGTGGTGAAAGAATAATCCTTTACCCTACTGCATTAGAGATTGGTTCTTCACCACTCATTCACCACCAATTCACCGAAATTCACCAAAATGCATCATTGTTTAAACAGCGTTCACCAGATATAGCCATAGAGCTGCGAGCTTTGAGAAAAATCATCCATGCCCTTGGCTTGACTATTGGCATTACATGAATGAAATGACATTGTTTTTGTTGGTTCAGTATCTACTTCACATTGATTTCAGAAAATCTCTTTTGTTGACCCAATTCGAGTACTTTGCCTATTCTCTGCATATTTCTTCTCCTGGTTTTGATTCGGGGTCACTTCATCTTCCCAACCAAATATCATTTACTTGTTTTTCTTCAATGTTTTGAATTTCCGGTGTTAATGTGTTGAAGATTTTTTTGAATAATGAATTGTCAGGATTTAGAAGCTAAAAAGCGTTCCATGCTAAATAGGAATTTTTCTCAGGATAAAGCAGCAAAAATTTTTCGAATTGCAATAATAAACAAATATAAATATTATCTTTATGAGGTATGGCGGCTTTTTGAGATTCGCCTATGTCGGCTTTTAATGGCTCAAACTCAGATAAGCCAGTATTTACAAGGAATTCCTCGCGCGGGTTTATGGTGGCTTTCTGTGGCGGGTTTATGGCGGCTTTATTTTGGACGGAATAATGCCTTGTCGCTAATTGGCATTTTAAAATTAAATACATCCCTTCAGACTGAATAGTAAAAACACTCACACAGACTAAACCATATAGCTGATCTCGTGAAAAACTCTGACTTTTAACTATTTGATGAGGATCAAAGTATAGTTGATGATCTATAATAAAATCCATTTTACCCATTTCGCCCCATTCTATCGTCATAAAGCTCTTATTGTGTTATCTTTTAAACGATGGATTACTTACAAATACTCATAAAGAGCATTTTAGCTCAAAAGGAGTATAATTTAACATGCATTGAACTTCTGTCAATATCTGCTAATTGTTTATTTCTCAAAAATTGGAAGGCTTGGTAAAGATATGAACGTCAAAGAAAAAATTGGACAACGGATAAAACAAGAACGGACAACCAAAGGTCTGACCAGAAAAGCATTGGCGGAATTAACCGAAAATTTAAATATTTCCCGAATCAACAATTATGAACGTGGAGAAAGAACTCCTGGCCCAGAAGAAATTACGCAGTTAGCAAAAGCTTTGGAAGTGTCCCCTGCTTTTCTGATGGGATTATCAGATAATCGAGATGGAGAAATAAATAGAAACTCTGGAATTGGGACATTAATACCATTACTGGACTACAAACAAGCATGCGATCCGGTATTTAATATCCAAAAAATTAAAAACGAACTTCATCCCGAAAAAATAACTTTTGTACCTGTCAGTCCCGATGTAGCAAATCCGATAGATGAAAATGCTTTTGCATTGCAAATTAAAGACAATAGTATGGAGCCTGAGTTCAGAGTAAATGATATTTTAATTTTTAATCCTAATGCAAAACTCAACCCAGGAGATTTTGTCGCAGCAAAAATGGGAAATGAAGACGAAATAATAATTCGTAAATACAGGCAAATATCTGTTTCCCAAACAGAACAATCCTTTGAATTAATTGCTTTAAATGAAGATTGGGCAAATATTCAGATTAATAATCAAATAATAGAATGCAAAATAATTGCTTGTGCAATCTATTTAAATAGAAAAATTAAATAACTTCAAACGTGAAATTAATTTTTTCTGTAGCAATTCCAAAGTATAAATGTCTAGCTTTATAGCTTTGTAAGAAACTGTTGGAATTTTCTTTGTATTTGATTTGTTTTATTTTTTACATTCTCAGTTTCTTGATTGAAAAAACTCTCAACAAACAATTCTGTAAAAATTATTGCACAACTAATAAATGTTCCAGATGAAATTATTGCCATCCTTAAATACTCAGATGTATGACCAAGTTTCAGATCAGAATTATATCCTATTAGTTTATTGATAATAGTTGGGTTCCAATGAACTACTTTAGATAGATAATCAAACGTAGTTAAATCTATTTTTGATATTTTTTTATCCTTTATATTATAAGATTCTGCTAGTGGCAAAGACATTATTTCTCTATCTAGTCCGATATCTTGGGCAATTTTTCTTGAAGTGTAATCTGGATCTATAACTTTCTGCCAATTATTTGTTACTTTTCCATTGGTTTTAAGCCCTAAACCTTCAAAATTTAAAAAGCGTTCAATAGCTTTATCTTTTTCATTCTCTGGTAAACTTAAAATCCATTTAAGTTGAATAATAATGTCAAATACTGAACGGCAAATTATAGAAAAGCTATAAATTTTTTTCTTATCTATGAGTAATTGGGCTCCAGGTAGAATGTCTAGCATAAAATTTTGATAGATCTTCATCATGATCATAGAAAACTCTGTATTTAGTGTTACGCGAGCTGGATATGTGTGGAAAATATCTATAATTTCGTTTGTTGCTATAATAAATGCTTGAGATACAACGCTTAAACAGTCTGGATTTTCTGATTTTTTTGTTTTTGTAATCCCCTCAAATTTTTTGTAAATTTGAAACCCAGCATGCTCCATCATATCGAGTAACATACCGACGCTAAATAAATCAATTTTTCCATGTAATAGATTACTAATCCGTGGTTGTGAAACATGTAATTGCTTTGCCGCATCTTTTTGTGTGAAGCCTTTTTCTTGTATGTAACGAACTAATATGGTCATTAAATGGGATCGAAATTGTAGATTTTTAGCTTCAATCTCATCACAGCCAACGTCTTTAAATGTATTTCCTGAGCCTTCAAAAAATTCATCATTATCCATGATTATCGCTCTCCTTTTCGATGGCGCAAAAGAGTGTTATAACGCTCCTTAGCTTTATCAATATCTTGTTGCGGTGTTTCTTGTGATTTTTTAACAAATGCGTGCAATACATAAATGGCTTCTTCAAATTTAGCTACGTAAAAAACACGATAATTCTGTTTATCTATTTTTACTCTAAGTTCATAGACCCCTGTCCCTACTGTCTCCATATATTTAAAGTCATTTGGCTGTAACTTCAAACCTTCTGCTAACATATCAAGCAATCGCGCAATACGTTGTTTTGATTTGTTAGGAAAGGTACCAATGTCCTTCTGGCTGCTTGAGCAATAATAAATTTTCTTCATGAATTTTATTATAAAGTTTTTATATAATTATAAAATATTTATATAAATAATAAAAGAAAGTAGCGCAATATATGAACGGCGCTTATGGTCTAAGAAATTTTGAAAATTACAAAGATGCATCATAAGGTGCTCTGCACCGCGCCCTTAATTGGGAAAGATCCACATTTTAATTTGGGATATAGCTGAATAAAGTACCCATCAAAGTACCCATTAATATTTTAT
It includes:
- a CDS encoding helix-turn-helix domain-containing protein, whose product is MNVKEKIGQRIKQERTTKGLTRKALAELTENLNISRINNYERGERTPGPEEITQLAKALEVSPAFLMGLSDNRDGEINRNSGIGTLIPLLDYKQACDPVFNIQKIKNELHPEKITFVPVSPDVANPIDENAFALQIKDNSMEPEFRVNDILIFNPNAKLNPGDFVAAKMGNEDEIIIRKYRQISVSQTEQSFELIALNEDWANIQINNQIIECKIIACAIYLNRKIK
- a CDS encoding XRE family transcriptional regulator, whose translation is MDNDEFFEGSGNTFKDVGCDEIEAKNLQFRSHLMTILVRYIQEKGFTQKDAAKQLHVSQPRISNLLHGKIDLFSVGMLLDMMEHAGFQIYKKFEGITKTKKSENPDCLSVVSQAFIIATNEIIDIFHTYPARVTLNTEFSMIMMKIYQNFMLDILPGAQLLIDKKKIYSFSIICRSVFDIIIQLKWILSLPENEKDKAIERFLNFEGLGLKTNGKVTNNWQKVIDPDYTSRKIAQDIGLDREIMSLPLAESYNIKDKKISKIDLTTFDYLSKVVHWNPTIINKLIGYNSDLKLGHTSEYLRMAIISSGTFISCAIIFTELFVESFFNQETENVKNKTNQIQRKFQQFLTKL
- a CDS encoding helix-turn-helix transcriptional regulator — encoded protein: MRGHQFKQQILFIRDVEQIIGRNRLTLRRWWATGKFPKPVKLNNSVLSWHYDVIEQWIHQNLYLNN
- a CDS encoding type II toxin-antitoxin system RelE/ParE family toxin; this translates as MKKIYYCSSSQKDIGTFPNKSKQRIARLLDMLAEGLKLQPNDFKYMETVGTGVYELRVKIDKQNYRVFYVAKFEEAIYVLHAFVKKSQETPQQDIDKAKERYNTLLRHRKGER